A single window of Nicotiana sylvestris chromosome 5, ASM39365v2, whole genome shotgun sequence DNA harbors:
- the LOC104225306 gene encoding proline transporter 2-like yields MGEDKYRDEVAIISPPSISQRYNDDHVVALEVEVPETLHQVGTDSWFQVGVVLSTGINSAYALGYAGTIMVPLGWTGGVIGLVLSTIISLYASTLIAKIHEYGGKRHIRYRDLAGFLYGRTAYVIVWASQYANLFLINIGFIILGGQALKAFYHLFRDDDHMKLAYFIAIAGLTCVLFAIVVPTLSSLRIWLVISSVCSLIYLTITFALALKDGINAPPRDYSIPGSKINRVFTTAGAAANLVFVFNTGMIPEIQATIRAPVVDNMLKALYFQFSLGSVPVHVVTYVGYWAYGSNSSSYLLNNVSGPVWVKALANISAFLQAIIALHIFASPTYEFLDTKYEIKGSAVAVRNLAFRTLVRGSYLAVTTFLSALLPFLGDFMSLTGAISSIPLTFILPNHMYLVAMKKQLSSLQRSWHLVNVVLFSVISAAALVAAFRLIAVDSKTYHAFADL; encoded by the exons ATGGGAGAAGATAAATACAGGGACGAGGTAGCAATTATTTCTCCTCCTTCAATTTCACAGAGGTATAATGATGATCATGTTGTAGCTTTAGAAGTTGAAGTACCTGAAACTCTTCATCAAGTTGGAACAG ATTCATGGTTTCAGGTGGGAGTTGTTCTAAGCACTGGTATCAACAGTGCCTATGCTCTAGGATATGCAGGCACAATCATGGTTCCTTTGGGTTGGACTGGTGGTGTCATTGGTCTTGTTTTATCAACAATAATATCATTATATGCAAGTACTCTTATTGCCAAGATTCATGAATATGGTGGAAAAAGACATATCAGATATAGAGATCTTGCCGGATTTTTGTATG GTCGGACAGCTTATGTAATTGTTTGGGCATCGCAGTATGCAAATCTTTTCTTGATAAATATTGGATTCATCATTTTAGGTGGACAGGCCTTAAAG GCTTTCTACCATCTCTTTAGGGATGATGATCATATGAAGCTAGCATACTTCATCGCGATTGCTGGATTGACATGCGTCTTATTCGCCATTGTTGTTCCCACCTTGTCATCACTAAGGATTTGGCTGGTGATTTCATCAGTGTGCAGTCTAATTTATCTCACTATAACCTTCGCTTTAGCTCTTAAAGACG GTATTAATGCTCCTCCTAGAGACTATAGCATTCCAGGATCAAAGATAAACAGAGTTTTTACAACTGCTGGTGCAGCTGCAAATCTTGTTTTTGTATTCAACACCGGAATGATTCCAGAGATCCAG GCTACAATAAGAGCACCTGTTGTTGACAACATGTTAAAAGCCTTATATTTTCAGTTCAGTTTAGGATCTGTGCCTGTTCATGTTGTTACTTATGTTGGATACTGGGCGTATGGATCCAATTCATCTTCCTATTTGCTCAACAATGTTAGCGGTCCGGTTTGGGTTAAGGCACTGGCTAACATCAGTGCATTCTTACAAGCCATCATCGCTTTACAT ATATTTGCAAGCCCAACATATGAATTCTTGGATACAAAATATGAGATTAAAGGAAGTGCAGTTGCTGTTCGGAACCTGGCGTTTAGAACTCTAGTTAGAGGTAGTTATCTAGCGGTTACTACTTTCCTATCTGCTCTGTTACCTTTCTTGGGAGATTTCATGAGTCTCACTGGTGCTATCAGCTCGATCCCACTCACGTTTATTCTTCCGAATCACATGTATCTTGTTGCCATGAAAAAGCAACTGTCGTCGTTACAAAGGAGTTGGCATTTGGTTAATGTTGTCTTGTTTAGTGTCATATCTGCTGCTGCATTAGTAGCTGCATTCAGGCTTATAGCAGTGGACTCGAAAACTTACCACGCGTTTGCTGATTTGTAG